In Phycisphaerae bacterium, the DNA window AATGTGGCGATGAGTCATGGCACTAGTTTGCGCGTTCATCGATGCTGCTTGAAGATGACCCGTTGCCAGGTTCGCTTCGATGCGTTGAACAACCTTCCGTTTTGGAACACGATTCCGTCCACTTCCCAGTTGTTGGCGGGGCCGCCCGTGCGCAGGCGCGTGAACTCGCGGGGCTGGACCTCGAACTCGTACACTTCTGAAAAGCCTGCCGAAGTGCTCCCGTTTCCGCCGAACCAGTCCAGCCCAAGCGCGGCCGCCCACTGATCCTCCGCGTTGTAGGTGCTGTTGCCGCTGGCCAGGAATTGGCGCGAGCGGCCGACGAGGCTCGCGGCCCATTCGTTCGTTACGGGATCGCCGTTGGCGTGGAAGATTTTTGTATTGAGGTTGGCGAACAGTGAATCGGCTTCCGCACGGCCCTTGTCGCCACCGCCGAGTACGGCGTAGAAGTTACTGACGTTCTGCGAGAGATAGACGGTGGCCACACGCGCGGCGCGGCACGTCGTCTGAAATTGCATGTCATACGAGGTGATGAAGTTCTGCGCTTCATCGGCCCAGAGGAAGACCGGGCGCGGATTTTCCGCGACGTTGCGGCGCTCGATGCTTCGCTGAAACACGTATTTCCATAACACCTGCGCGAACTGGCCGATCTCGCCGAACTCCTTCACCGGAAGGTCGATGAGGATGATCTTCCCATTTTCGATCTCTTCGGGGCGGACGTTGGTATCCGTGCAGAACAACTCTCGCAGCAGACCGCGATTGAACAGGTCCGCCCAGCCCGTAAACGTCGCCTGCACGATGCTTCGCGTCCGGTCAGCAAGGTTGGGCCATTCGAGCAGGTAATAGTCCGCAACAACGCCGAAGTCGTGTTTTTGGCGTGGGGATTTGTCGCGCTGATCGGCGTCCTTGAGGCACTTGAAGCAATAAGATTTCTCTTGCCAGTCCTGATCCCGGATTTGCGCGGCCGAGATCGGCGCGGAGAGGCAGGTATTGACCAAGTCGGGCACCGACACGGTTCCCGTCGCCAGCGAGACGAGATCAATCGCATTTCGCAGGCACTTCAGCCCTGCTTGTTTCCAAAAATTTCCGTCCTCTCGGCCGCCGCCGGCGGTTGAGTTCCGTTCCCTGATTTCCATGATGTTGGAAAAGAGAGCAACCAGGTTTTCGGTGAGTCCGGCCCCGGCACCCTTTCGAGTCAATTCATGATCGAGGAAGTTGAAACGACGCGCGGCGTCCGGGCCGACGACGATCAAGTCATCCAGCCGTCCGGTTTCTTTGCAATATCGCGTCCAGAGGTCCCTCTCGTCAGATTTTGTCGTCGCCACCCAACCGCCAAATCCAGTTGAAAGATAGGCCGTCGCAAGCGCCGCCCCCGCGCCGGTTGTCTTACCGGCCGAAGTGGCACCAAGCACCAGCGCGCCGGCCACCGCATCGCGAAGGGTGACGACATCGCTGTTGGTCCAGCGCAGCAGGGGAGTCGAGAGATCCCACTGCGGCGGACGGGATGCCCGTCGCCGAAGTTTGCGAAAAAGACTCAGCATGAGAAATACCTCCTCTTATGGTCCATGAGTCGAAATTACAGCATTCGTCTTGAATACCCGGCAGTGCAGAGCAGCCTTCAATTTCGAGATTCGTCGTGATGGGTCGCGCGTTGACGCAGGTCGTTGAATTCGACTTCCTCGTAGAGCTTTCGCTTCTTGCGTTCGTCGAGCGCGGACCGGGCGGTGTACCACGCACCGACCAGGTAGCCCACGTCATCGAGCCAGCCGATGCCCGGAACGACATCGGGAACGACATCGATGGGCGACGGGCACAGCAGCACGAGTCCGATGGCCATTGCCCATTTCGTTATTTCAAGTCCGACACAACGCAGGCGGCTCTGCGGCAGCGCGAGAAGGACCAGCGTCACGATAAACAGCAACGCGCCGCACCCCACCAGCATCCTCATGAATCCAAAAAACTCCGACATGATCCGTTCTCCTATTCATTTCGTGTTTGATAAAGGGGGCCACAACGTGCGGCCCGTCTGCTCGTTCCGCTCAAGATGCGTGTCATGAACGGCACTCATCCCTTTTTCCGCCTGTGACGTTATGCGCGCACCTTCTCCGTTGAATCGCGGCGACTTGCGCCGCCCCGCGAAACAATGCGATTGCAATCGAATCATCGAGGTGAAACGATTCTTACCCGCTTGGACGGGCGAGGCGTTCCGCCGCATCCTTGAGAGCCATGTCTTGTGCCTCCAGCGCGACAAGGCGGTCAGTCAGCGTCTTTAGCCATGCAACCAGCATCTCGACCTTGATCTCTGGTCCAACGATAGTCATCGTGCAATCGGCGGCGAGTTGAAGCGATACTCGCTGCTTTCGTGCATCGCTTTGACGAACGACGGTCCGCCGTTTGGAATTCTGTTTTCTGACCCGCGTGACAACTCCGTCCCGCGTCAACTTGCCTCTCGACGCAGCATCAACCAGTTGAGTCCTGACGTCAGGGTCTTTCGAGCGAGCGATGGCATACGCAGTACTCATTCCTAGCGCACCAGCCGCAACTTGTTCCTGTGTTTCCGGGGGCAATTCCAGCACCGAAAGCAGTTTCGTCACCGTTGCTGGCGAAATCCCCACGTGCTCGGCGACTTGCGACGCCTGCCACCCTGACTCTCGAATCAACTGTTGAATCGCTTTGGCCCGTTCGACGGGGGTCCAATGCTCTTTCTGGCAATCGAGGATCAGTTGCCGATGCAGAATTTCCGTTTCGCACAAGTCCTTATCTTCGATGATGACTGGGACATGGGCGAGCCCAAGTTTACGAGCGGCCCGCAACCGACGTTCTCCGTCGAGAACCACGAGCGTGTCGTTGATCCGTTGAACGCGAAGCGGCTGAAGTACGCGGCCGGCTTCGTGAATACTGCGCGCCAGACCGAGGATCAATTCTTCCTTGAACCGGACGCGCGGCTGCGAACGACACACCAAGCGATCGGGCGACACGTACTGAATCTGTTCTTCGTCCATCAAAGCACCTCGATGATTCGCGCTCGGCAGGAGCGTATGAACGGGCTCCCACATTCTTGGCAATCAGCCAGGAGGTCCGACACGGCGCACCACACATTTGTGCAGGCGCATGACCATTTCT includes these proteins:
- a CDS encoding TraM recognition domain-containing protein; the protein is MLSLFRKLRRRASRPPQWDLSTPLLRWTNSDVVTLRDAVAGALVLGATSAGKTTGAGAALATAYLSTGFGGWVATTKSDERDLWTRYCKETGRLDDLIVVGPDAARRFNFLDHELTRKGAGAGLTENLVALFSNIMEIRERNSTAGGGREDGNFWKQAGLKCLRNAIDLVSLATGTVSVPDLVNTCLSAPISAAQIRDQDWQEKSYCFKCLKDADQRDKSPRQKHDFGVVADYYLLEWPNLADRTRSIVQATFTGWADLFNRGLLRELFCTDTNVRPEEIENGKIILIDLPVKEFGEIGQFAQVLWKYVFQRSIERRNVAENPRPVFLWADEAQNFITSYDMQFQTTCRAARVATVYLSQNVSNFYAVLGGGDKGRAEADSLFANLNTKIFHANGDPVTNEWAASLVGRSRQFLASGNSTYNAEDQWAAALGLDWFGGNGSTSAGFSEVYEFEVQPREFTRLRTGGPANNWEVDGIVFQNGRLFNASKRTWQRVIFKQHR
- a CDS encoding DUF1232 domain-containing protein; this encodes MLVGCGALLFIVTLVLLALPQSRLRCVGLEITKWAMAIGLVLLCPSPIDVVPDVVPGIGWLDDVGYLVGAWYTARSALDERKKRKLYEEVEFNDLRQRATHHDESRN
- a CDS encoding ParB/RepB/Spo0J family partition protein, which codes for MDEEQIQYVSPDRLVCRSQPRVRFKEELILGLARSIHEAGRVLQPLRVQRINDTLVVLDGERRLRAARKLGLAHVPVIIEDKDLCETEILHRQLILDCQKEHWTPVERAKAIQQLIRESGWQASQVAEHVGISPATVTKLLSVLELPPETQEQVAAGALGMSTAYAIARSKDPDVRTQLVDAASRGKLTRDGVVTRVRKQNSKRRTVVRQSDARKQRVSLQLAADCTMTIVGPEIKVEMLVAWLKTLTDRLVALEAQDMALKDAAERLARPSG